The following proteins come from a genomic window of Acipenser ruthenus chromosome 44, fAciRut3.2 maternal haplotype, whole genome shotgun sequence:
- the LOC131709684 gene encoding erythroid membrane-associated protein-like, translating into MMNLNCSKLAKLTKLSLCLLENGGLLDQNGKINTFISFFLLNYLNYCIHEQEHKLNFSLFSVLDILKRENESLGEDCEELQQDRNILKSEKNKLGKEKEDLKRENERLGKENGGLLEQNETLKQEKEKVEADFKELRRNTNTCVYAVDRDWKRLIEACVIVTLDPDTASPCLAVSEDGSRVRFTGEGSAEWPSVLGREGFTSGGHYWEVEVGEKGYWVLGVSTHPHEKSIPQKPGEGYWLVRLVKGKTCKAVSQSVDQTLNVEKMCKMWGVYLDHGGGRLSFYNAETRFHIHTLEGSFPGQVYPIFSPGSHDKGPLIINTKVKNV; encoded by the exons atgatgaatctcaactgttccaaactagcaaaactaaccaagctgtctttgtgtcttttagaaaatggGGGTCTTCTGGATcaaaatggcaagattaatacattcatctcattctttttattaaattacttaaattattGTATTCATGAGCAagaacacaaactaaacttttcactcttttctgttttagacattttaaaaagggagaaTGAGAGTCTGGGagaag ATTGCGAAGAACTTCAACAGGACCGGA atattttaaaaagcGAGAAGAATAaactgggaaaag aaaaagAGGATCTAAAAAGAGAGAACGagagactgggaaaag aaaatggGGGACTTCTGGAGcaaaatg AGACTTTAAAACAGGAGAAAGAGAAGGTTGAAGCAG ATTTTAAAGAACTTCGAAGAAATACCA ACACGTGTGTCTATGCCGTTGACAGAG ATTGGAAAAGATTAATTGAAGCTTGTG TCATTGTGACTCTAGACCCTGACACAGCCAGTCCCTGCCTCGCAGTCTCTGAAGACGGCTCACGAGTGAGATTCACAGGGGAGGGATCAGCAGAGTGGCCcagtgtgctgggcagggaggggtTCACCTCAGGGGGGcactactgggaggtggaggtgggggagaaGGGCTACTGGGTCCTGGGGGTCTCCACACACCCTCATGAGAAGAGCATACCTCAGAAACCAGGGGAGGGCtactggcttgtgaggctggttAAAGGGAAGACCTGTAAAGCTGTGAGCCAGTCAGTGGATCAGACCTTAAATGTGGAGAAGATGTGCAAGATGTGGGGGGTGTATCTGGATCACGGGGGAGGGAGGCTGTCGTTTTACAATGCAGAGACCAGATTTCACATCCATACTTTAGAAGGCTCATTCCCTGGGCAGGTCTACCCCATTTTCAGCCCAGGGTCACACGATAAAGGACCCTTGATAATCAATACAAAAGTGAAGAATGTGTAG